The Sphingobium sp. TKS genome has a window encoding:
- a CDS encoding recombinase family protein, with amino-acid sequence MRVGYARVSTSDQNPELQLDALRRAGCERVFTEKASGARDDRPELARILEDVLRAGDTLVVWKLDRLARSLKKLIATAEDLEREKIGLVSLTESIDTTTPGGMLTFHVFGAIAQFERALIRERTTAGLVEARRQGRKGGRPSAMRPSDVAAARAMMKEGTLPVRDIAKRMGVSVATLYRYAGKRGSGASIKEAATAHG; translated from the coding sequence ATGCGGGTCGGCTATGCCAGGGTCAGCACCAGCGACCAGAACCCCGAGCTCCAGCTCGATGCGCTGCGGCGGGCCGGCTGCGAGCGGGTGTTCACCGAAAAGGCGTCGGGCGCGCGCGATGACCGGCCCGAACTGGCGCGCATTCTGGAAGACGTGCTGCGCGCAGGCGACACGCTGGTTGTTTGGAAGCTCGACCGCCTCGCCCGCTCGCTCAAGAAGTTGATCGCCACGGCCGAGGATCTGGAGCGCGAGAAGATCGGGCTGGTGTCGCTGACCGAGAGCATCGACACGACAACGCCGGGTGGCATGCTCACCTTTCACGTGTTCGGCGCCATCGCGCAGTTCGAGCGTGCCCTGATCCGCGAGCGAACTACCGCGGGGCTAGTGGAGGCGCGCCGGCAGGGTCGCAAGGGTGGCCGCCCATCGGCAATGCGCCCGAGCGACGTCGCCGCGGCACGGGCGATGATGAAGGAGGGCACGTTGCCGGTGCGCGACATCGCCAAGCGCATGGGCGTGTCGGTCGCGACCCTCTATCGCTATGCAGGCAAGCGCGGCAGCGGTGCATCGATCAAGGAGGCTGCAACAGCCCATGGCTGA
- a CDS encoding TonB-dependent receptor, giving the protein MKNRIKIGLMLGTAGALGWTPAYAQAPAEAQIAPALPQAVAPAQAESTDPASNVGIGDIVVTAQRRAENVQQVPIAVAAFSGAALQEKGVDNVSQLANLTPGVQLSSTSQIFSSPSMLSGFIRGIGQDDFALNFDPGVGTYVDGVYLARTAGSNVDLLDVERIEILKGPQGTLFGRNTIGGAISVVTRKPTDDFSVMGQVSGGRFNRIDVGGVINIPIVEGKLKSSIAFSSKNRNAWQKRIPFPGAAGFASDPSEAFQQIDYTSRTAAGGISEQGVRGKLLWNATNAIDVTLEGDYLNSETSASPSTLLGTRSTVLSPAGTPVDADGNGVPDSTLAGLYNTCISLPESVLGAIGLGGACGPRAGGLPAIAGANADADPTNSRLPIDNRFVTGSLNRGYGTGINFTNTRNFGFTGTVDIDLGGPALKSITAYRNLDTRFGQDLDNSPVVGFEGSFRVKQHQFSEELQLSGKAFNDKLDYLVGAYYFSEGGRESEDVAFPGGLLQIVGNYRFNTKSYALFTHLNYRVNDLIGITLGGRYTKEDKTLVGSQRDLNMLLTKLGTPAFLFPDPTDLSQFYPTGEQKLSFSNVSPRVGIELHPTERIMLYGSFSKGFKSGGWTTRVAAPVPPDPTKPADKQAPSFNPEKADTFEIGFKSQLFDRMLQVNAAAFYTDYKGIQIQIQRGIGASFENAGNARIKGFEVETIFAPSRVFRVSASAGYIDAYYRRINDPSGTITLASRLPRVPKWTATLSPEFNVFLANEGRVTLRADYSYKSTMAADAENTPELFSGNVSLVNASLTYSAPGDDWSLAIGGNNVFNKRYIANGVNQLNGAGLLSAVPNRPSEYYATLRFKF; this is encoded by the coding sequence ATGAAAAACCGCATCAAAATTGGGCTGATGCTCGGCACGGCTGGTGCGCTCGGCTGGACCCCGGCATACGCGCAGGCCCCCGCTGAGGCACAGATTGCTCCGGCGCTGCCTCAAGCCGTGGCGCCTGCTCAGGCGGAAAGCACAGACCCCGCGTCCAATGTCGGCATCGGGGACATCGTGGTCACGGCGCAGCGCCGCGCGGAGAATGTCCAACAGGTCCCGATTGCCGTTGCAGCTTTTTCCGGTGCGGCCCTGCAGGAAAAAGGCGTCGACAATGTTTCGCAGCTCGCGAACCTCACCCCCGGCGTGCAGCTATCGTCCACGTCGCAGATTTTCAGTTCGCCATCGATGTTGTCCGGATTCATCCGCGGCATCGGCCAGGACGACTTCGCACTCAACTTCGACCCGGGCGTCGGCACCTATGTCGATGGTGTCTACCTCGCGCGTACCGCCGGGTCGAATGTCGATCTTCTCGACGTGGAACGCATCGAGATCCTGAAGGGCCCTCAGGGTACGCTGTTCGGACGCAACACCATCGGTGGCGCGATCAGCGTCGTCACCCGCAAACCGACAGACGATTTCAGCGTGATGGGTCAGGTCTCGGGCGGTCGCTTCAACCGAATCGATGTCGGTGGCGTCATCAACATCCCGATCGTCGAGGGCAAGCTCAAGAGCAGCATTGCCTTCTCGTCGAAGAACCGGAACGCTTGGCAGAAACGGATCCCGTTCCCTGGAGCTGCAGGCTTTGCTTCGGATCCTTCAGAAGCCTTCCAGCAGATCGATTATACCTCGCGGACCGCAGCAGGCGGCATCAGCGAACAGGGCGTTCGCGGTAAATTGCTATGGAACGCGACCAATGCGATCGATGTGACGCTGGAGGGCGACTATCTCAACTCGGAAACGAGCGCTTCGCCAAGCACTCTTCTCGGTACACGGTCAACTGTGTTGTCACCGGCCGGAACGCCAGTCGATGCGGACGGAAACGGCGTCCCGGACTCCACTTTGGCCGGCCTCTATAATACCTGCATCAGCCTTCCGGAGTCAGTGCTCGGCGCGATTGGTCTCGGCGGCGCCTGTGGCCCGCGTGCGGGCGGCCTCCCGGCTATCGCCGGCGCGAACGCGGACGCCGATCCCACCAATAGTCGGCTTCCGATCGATAACCGCTTCGTTACCGGTAGCCTCAACCGTGGTTACGGCACGGGTATCAATTTTACCAACACGCGCAATTTCGGATTCACAGGGACCGTCGATATCGACTTGGGTGGACCTGCCTTGAAGTCGATCACCGCCTATCGCAATCTCGACACCCGTTTCGGACAGGATCTCGACAACTCACCGGTCGTGGGGTTCGAGGGCTCATTCCGGGTGAAGCAGCATCAGTTCAGCGAAGAGCTGCAGCTTTCGGGCAAGGCGTTCAATGACAAACTCGATTATCTCGTCGGCGCGTATTATTTCTCAGAAGGTGGTAGGGAATCGGAGGATGTCGCATTTCCCGGCGGTCTGTTGCAGATCGTCGGAAACTATCGGTTCAACACCAAGTCCTACGCGCTCTTCACGCACCTCAACTACCGTGTGAACGATCTCATCGGGATCACGCTGGGCGGACGTTATACCAAGGAAGATAAGACGCTCGTTGGAAGCCAGCGGGACCTCAATATGCTTCTCACCAAACTCGGTACTCCGGCATTTCTGTTCCCGGATCCGACAGACCTGTCGCAATTCTACCCGACAGGGGAGCAGAAGCTCTCGTTCAGCAATGTTTCGCCGCGCGTCGGCATCGAACTCCATCCGACCGAGCGGATAATGCTGTACGGATCATTCTCGAAGGGGTTCAAGTCGGGCGGCTGGACGACCCGCGTCGCCGCTCCGGTCCCGCCGGATCCGACCAAGCCTGCGGACAAGCAGGCGCCGAGCTTCAATCCGGAGAAAGCCGACACGTTCGAGATCGGCTTCAAGTCGCAGCTTTTCGATCGAATGCTGCAAGTCAATGCTGCGGCATTCTACACGGACTACAAGGGCATCCAGATCCAGATCCAGCGCGGCATCGGTGCCTCCTTCGAGAACGCCGGCAACGCCAGAATCAAGGGTTTCGAGGTCGAGACGATCTTCGCGCCGAGCCGCGTCTTCCGCGTGAGCGCGTCGGCGGGATACATTGACGCTTACTATCGGAGGATCAACGATCCGTCGGGCACGATCACGCTGGCGAGCCGGCTGCCGCGTGTCCCGAAGTGGACCGCGACGCTATCTCCCGAGTTCAACGTTTTCCTGGCCAATGAAGGTCGGGTCACACTGCGGGCGGATTATTCCTACAAGTCCACCATGGCGGCGGATGCGGAAAACACGCCCGAGTTGTTCAGTGGGAATGTCAGCCTCGTCAATGCCTCGCTCACGTACAGCGCGCCCGGCGACGACTGGTCTCTCGCAATTGGCGGGAACAATGTTTTCAACAAACGCTACATCGCAAATGGCGTCAATCAGCTCAATGGAGCTGGCCTGCTGAGCGCGGTGCCGAACAGGCCGTCTGAATATTATGCGACTTTGAGGTTTAAATTCTGA
- a CDS encoding vanillate O-demethylase oxygenase, whose amino-acid sequence MGKRHVFQDGDTVWSNVSHPNDFISDIMNNMFNSHGKRFDAWTDVQWTAPGSMSLLSYYAEPGTPKEDGHMHTSIHVMTPESPDTTHYFWAFGRDIHPDNEEFSAKLRAGIEYAFEEEDKPMIALQQAQVGDRDIMSMRPVLLAGDAGAVRARRMLRKLIAQEQSNGEEASDQKQSVDA is encoded by the coding sequence ATCGGCAAGAGGCACGTGTTCCAGGATGGCGACACGGTGTGGAGCAATGTCTCTCATCCTAACGACTTCATCTCGGACATCATGAACAACATGTTCAACTCGCATGGCAAGCGCTTCGACGCATGGACGGACGTTCAGTGGACAGCGCCCGGGTCGATGTCGCTGCTCAGCTATTATGCCGAGCCTGGCACGCCAAAGGAGGACGGGCATATGCACACGTCCATCCACGTGATGACGCCGGAGTCACCGGACACCACACATTATTTCTGGGCTTTCGGGCGCGACATCCATCCGGACAATGAGGAGTTCTCCGCAAAATTGCGCGCCGGCATCGAATATGCGTTCGAGGAAGAGGACAAGCCGATGATCGCTCTCCAACAGGCGCAAGTCGGCGATCGGGACATCATGTCCATGCGGCCTGTGCTCCTGGCTGGCGATGCTGGCGCGGTGCGCGCTCGTCGCATGCTGCGTAAACTTATCGCGCAGGAGCAATCCAACGGCGAAGAGGCGAGCGATCAGAAGCAGTCAGTGGACGCTTAG
- a CDS encoding LysR family transcriptional regulator produces MLLDALLKRHSVSAAARELDLPQPTASHGLARLRKALGDPLLVRARDGMEPTPRAEAIAGVVQQLLELRRDLAEGGQTFSPDRLKREFIIAGSDIAHLVVLTALHSAARFEAPHTSYRALTLSGDEMVSALETGHVDIAVGAYPSLVAGIKTQRLYQEEYLCFGKEGHPFIKSGETDDFMAADHIVVSTKGMAHAHRAVERALLDKIHPDRIRIVASSFLVALAACFESDLILTAPARVIGRLAEVYGLRAVRPPILMEAFEVRQYWHARNQDDPPHRWLRQLLHKVLSARM; encoded by the coding sequence GTGCTTTTGGATGCGCTGTTAAAGCGGCACAGCGTCAGCGCCGCTGCACGAGAACTCGACCTACCGCAGCCCACCGCCAGCCATGGGCTGGCGCGCCTGCGCAAAGCATTGGGCGACCCGCTTCTCGTCCGGGCGCGCGACGGCATGGAGCCGACACCACGTGCCGAGGCGATCGCCGGGGTTGTTCAGCAACTGCTGGAACTGCGTCGCGACCTGGCTGAAGGCGGGCAGACATTCTCACCTGACCGTCTCAAGCGCGAATTCATCATTGCCGGATCGGACATCGCCCATCTTGTCGTTTTGACGGCGTTGCATTCGGCGGCGCGGTTCGAGGCACCACACACCAGCTACCGCGCACTCACGCTGAGCGGCGATGAAATGGTGAGCGCGCTCGAGACCGGGCATGTCGATATCGCCGTCGGCGCCTATCCGAGCCTTGTTGCCGGCATCAAGACGCAACGGCTCTACCAGGAGGAATATCTGTGCTTCGGAAAGGAAGGTCATCCGTTCATCAAGTCCGGTGAGACCGATGACTTCATGGCCGCAGATCATATCGTGGTCAGCACCAAGGGTATGGCCCATGCCCATCGTGCCGTCGAACGCGCTCTCCTCGACAAGATCCATCCCGATCGGATCAGGATCGTCGCGAGCAGCTTTCTCGTGGCGTTGGCAGCTTGCTTCGAGTCGGACCTTATTCTTACCGCTCCGGCTCGCGTGATTGGTCGGCTCGCCGAGGTCTACGGACTCCGGGCCGTGCGGCCGCCAATTCTTATGGAAGCATTTGAGGTCAGGCAATATTGGCATGCGAGGAACCAAGACGACCCGCCTCACCGCTGGTTGCGACAGCTCCTGCACAAGGTGCTGTCCGCGCGGATGTGA